A DNA window from Arachis hypogaea cultivar Tifrunner chromosome 18, arahy.Tifrunner.gnm2.J5K5, whole genome shotgun sequence contains the following coding sequences:
- the LOC112770721 gene encoding F-box/kelch-repeat protein At1g80440, whose translation MELISALPEDVARDCLIRISYQNFPAVSSVSKAWNTEIQSPEFRRRRTAANQTQKILVAVQSRVDSDDKRRTGLLVKAATNPVYQLSVLEPKTGNWSELPPAPEFPNGLPMFCRIAGVGYDLVVIGGWDPESWKASNSVFIYNFLSATWRRGADMPGGPRTFFACASDNDRTVYVAGGHDDEKNALKSVLAYDVARDAWAALPDMSRERDECKAIVRGGRLCIIGGYCTEMQGRFEKSSEEFDAATCQWSPVEEEFLDAGTCPRTCVDGGDDELFICRDGEVVVLKRDTWQTVVKVPEEIRNVSYMEAREGALLLIGSSGFGQPHMGFLLDLKSSNWAKLSSPENYTGHVQFGCLLEI comes from the coding sequence ATGGAGCTTATTTCAGCTCTACCTGAGGACGTAGCCCGAGATTGCTTGATTCGGATCTCTTATCAAAACTTTCCAGCAGTTTCCTCTGTCTCCAAAGCCTGGAATACCGAGATCCAGTCGCCGGAGTTTCGCCGTAGAAGGACCGCCGCTAATCAAACTCAGAAAATACTTGTCGCCGTTCAATCCAGAGTTGACTCCGACGACAAACGTCGAACCGGCTTGCTGGTCAAGGCAGCAACGAACCCGGTTTACCAACTCAGCGTGTTGGAACCCAAAACTGGTAATTGGAGCGAGTTACCACCCGCACCGGAATTCCCAAACGGGTTACCCATGTTCTGTCGTATAGCCGGTGTAGGGTACGACCTTGTTGTTATTGGCGGGTGGGACCCAGAGTCTTGGAAAGCTTCCAATTCAGTTTTTATCTATAACTTTCTATCTGCCACGTGGCGACGTGGGGCCGACATGCCCGGTGGGCCCCGAACGTTCTTTGCGTGTGCATCGGATAACGATCGTACGGTCTACGTTGCTGGCGGCCACGACGACGAGAAGAATGCACTGAAATCCGTGTTGGCGTATGACGTGGCACGCGATGCATGGGCCGCGCTGCCTGATATGTCTAGAGAGCGTGACGAGTGCAAAGCCATCGTTCGGGGAGGACGCCTCTGCATAATTGGCGGCTACTGCACTGAAATGCAGGGCCGCTTTGAGAAGAGCTCAGAGGAGTTTGATGCTGCCACGTGTCAGTGGAGCCCAGTGGAAGAAGAGTTCTTGGATGCTGGCACCTGTCCTAGGACTTGCGTCGATGGCGGTGATGATGAATTGTTCATTTGCCGAGATGGTGAGGTGGTGGTCTTAAAGCGTGACACGTGGCAGACGGTGGTAAAGGTGCCGGAGGAAATACGTAATGTTTCGTATATGGAAGCGCGGGAAGGAGCATTGTTGTTAATTGGATCAAGTGGTTTCGGACAACCACATATGGGTTTTTTGTTGGACTTGAAGAGTAGTAATTGGGCCAAATTATCGAGCCCAGAAAACTACACTGGCCATGTCCAATTTGGTTGCCTTTTGGAAATTTAG
- the LOC112770720 gene encoding uncharacterized protein produces MEEMNNRGEFVAKSSLRSAASFKSTLSGRSSPRNSPTFRRLNSSRTPRRDGRTSVGGALWLRSNRVLLWLLLITLWAYLGFFVQSRWAHSDKKEEFSGFGGRSHDIDSDAEQSQRRDLIATDNSISAMNETFRNEEWNDKSVNVALAKKEEGSAPSGRKTNSKKKSKRSARSSRGKARGRRKTKSEVENNDAEEQEAEIPNTNSTYGLLVGPFGSIEDRILEWSPEKRSGTCNRKGDFARLVWSRRFILIFHELSMTGAPLSMMELATELLSCGATVSAVVLSKKGGLMPELTRRRIKVLEDKADFSFKTAMKADLVIAGSAVCASWIEQYIEHFPAGASQVAWWIMENRREYFDRSKDVLNRVKMLVFLSESQSKQWQKWCEEESIKLRSHPELVPLSVNDELAFVAGLPSTLNTPSFSTEKMTEKRQLLRDLVRKEMGLTENDMLVISLSSINPGKGQLLLLESAISVIEEPRQLPDDKKMRKLNIREGLSTLARRRRIRKMLPPLKDGDAVLKGASKNSLNRKQVLSSNQGTMEQSLKVLIGSVGSKSNKADYVKGLLNFLQQHPNSSKSVLWTPATTRVASLYSAADVYVINAQGLGETFGRVTIEAMAFGLPVLGTDAGGTKEIVENNVTGLLHPIGHQGNQVLAQNLQFLLKNQLARKQMGIEGRKKVQSMYMKQHMYKKFVEVIVRCMRSK; encoded by the exons ATGGAGGAAATGAACAATAGAGGGGAATTTGTAGCAAAGTCTTCATTAAGGTCAGCGGCAAGTTTTAAATCAACATTATCTGGAAGATCATCCCCGCGAAATTCCCCAACCTTTCGGCGGCTGAATTCCAGCCGGACACCAAGAAGGGATGGGAGGACTAGTGTAGGTGGTGCATTGTGGTTGCGGAGCAATCGTGTGCTCTTGTGGTTGCTTCTCATTACCCTCTGGGCTTACCTTGGATTTTTTGTTCAGTCCAGATGGGCTCATAGCGATAAGAAGGAGGAATTTTCAGGCTTTGGAGGCAGGTCACATGATATTGATTCAGATGCTGAGCAGAGTCAGCGTAGAGATTTGATTGCTACAGATAATTCCATATCTGCCATGAATGAGACATTTAGAAATGAAGAATGGAATGATAAATCAGTAAATGTAGCTTTGGCCAAGAAAGAAGAGGGTAGTGCTCCCTCTGGTCGTAAGACAAACTCGAAGAAGAAGAGCAAACGATCAGCACGATCTTCAAGAGGTAAAGCTCGAGGtaggagaaaaacaaaatcaGAAGTTGAGAATAATGATGCAGAAGAGCAGGAAGCAGAAATTCCCAACACAAACAGTACATATGGATTGCTTGTTGGTCCATTTGGCTCAATAGAGGATAGGATCCTAGAATGGAGTCCTGAGAAGAGATCTGGGACATGTAACAGGAAGGGGGACTTTGCACGTCTTGTTTGGTCCAGAAGATTCATCTTGATATTCCATGAGCTTTCCATGACTGGAGCACCACTTTCAATGATGGAGTTGGCAACAGAACTTCTGAGCTGTGGAGCCACTGTTTCAGCAGTTGTGCTTAGCAAGAAGGGCGGTTTGATGCCAGAACTTACCAGAAGACGAATCAAGGTGCTTGAGGACAAAGCGGATTTCAGCTTCAAAACTGCAATGAAGGCTGATCTTGTCATTGCTGGATCAGCTGTGTGCGCATCATGGATTG AACAATATATTGAACATTTTCCTGCCGGTGCAAGCCAAGTTGCCTGGTGGATTATGGAAAATCGACGAGAGTACTTTGATCGCTCAAAAGATGTCTTGAACAGAGTAAAGATGTTGGTTTTCCTTTCTGAATCACAATCTAAACAATGGCAAAAGTGGTGTGAAGAAGAAAGCATAAAGCTTAGATCCCACCCTGAACTAGTTCCATTATCTGTTAATGATGAACTGGCATTTGTAGCTGGCCTTCCTTCTACACTGAACACTCCTTCATTCAGTACTGAGAAGATGACCGAAAAAAGGCAGCTTTTGCGAGATTTAGTCCGAAAAGAAATGGGCTTGACTGAAAATGATATGCTTGTGATATCTCTAAGTAGCATCAACCCTGGGAAGGGCCAGCTATTACTTCTTGAATCAGCAATCTCTGTAATAGAGGAACCGAGACAATTGCCAGATGATAAGAAGATGAGAAAACTGAATATAAGAGAAGGCCTATCAACCCTGGCTCGAAGACGTCGTATCAGAAAAATGTTACCGCCGTTGAAGGATGGCGATGCGGTTCTGAAAGGTGCCTCCAAAAATTCTTTAAACAG AAAACAGGTTTTGTCTAGCAACCAAGGAACAATGGAACAATCTCTCAAAGTTCTTATTGGTTCTGTTGGATCCAAGAGTAACAAGGCTGATTATGTTAAAGGTCTTTTAAATTTCTTACAACAGCATCCGAACTCCTCCAAATCAGTTTTATGGACTCCAGCCACAACACGGGTTGCTTCGCTTTACTCTGCTGCTGATGTTTATGTCATAAACGCTCAG GGCCTGGGAGAAACATTTGGACGCGTGACTATAGAAGCGATGGCTTTTGGGCTTCCG GTTCTGGGAACAGATGCTGGGGGAACAAAGGAGATCGTGGAGAACAATGTTACAGGTCTTCTTCATCCCATTGGACACCAAGGGAATCAAGTCCTTGCACAGAATCTCCAGTTTTTACTCAAAAACCAGTTGGCAAGGAAGCAAATGGGgatagaaggaagaaagaaggtgCAGAGCATGTATATGAAGCAGCACATGTATAAGAAATTTGTAGAGGTTATTGTGCGGTGCATGAGAAGCAAGTAA